The Sulfuricurvum sp. genome includes the window TATAGCGAAGTTCCTTCTCCCCCTTCATCAAAACAAAGTCATATCCCCATCCGACGTTCTTTTCCTCATTCATCCAGCGGACATGATACCCTTTGTCTTTGTTCTCTTCACAAAAATCTTGCAAATAGCGATACACATACCGCTCACTCCACTCTCCGATATGTTTTCGGATTGCTTTAGGAACAAATGGTCTATATTGCTCTTCTTCCTCTTCCTCAAAAAAACTCTGTGGCGTTTGGTTGCGTAGGTCTCTTGGCTTTTTGGGTTTGAATTCTGGTTGCTCGATCTGTGTTTCCATATCCGGATCGGCTTCGCTCACCCATGTACCGATATTTGGTGACGCAGGATTCCAAAGAATGGGTTCATCCTCTTCGATCGCTTGCTGGTTTAGTTTTTGAAAAGCCTCAAATGCTTCTGCTTCATCGGGGGTTATAATTTTATATCCCTGTTTTTCGAGTTCTTCGATGGCATCGGTTTTAAATGACAGAAGTGCCAATGACTCTTTTACGTCAACACTGAGAGAATCGTACCCATACTCTTCCATCAAGGCATCAGGTTTGAGTTCGGTTGGCTTATATGCATCTCCATCATGATCATACAACCATGCAGTCTGCTTCAATAGAACACATATTTTCGAGTCAAACTCTTTTTCATGATTATTGGCCGGGCTCTGCCATCGGTAATATCCTCGAAGAATATTTCGTTTTTCGTCCAGATAGGTAATTAAAAAATTCCAGATGATTTGGCTGAGTTCTTTATCGATCGGTGTGGATAATAGATGTTCAAGCCCTTCCCAACTAAAGTCATCTCCTCCCCTATCAGCGATAGATGGCGTATGACGCAAGCGCTCTTTATGTGTGGAATCAATATGAGGAGCCATTGTATGAATCACCGGACGTGTTTGAAACGGCAATGACATACCCAGTTCGGTTTCACTTAGGAGACTCCACAACTCATCATCCATTATGGTTATCGTAGTATTCCCCATAAACCAATACTTAAGTGAATCAGTCGGCAGATAAATTTCTTTAGGTAATTGAAGTTTTAACACTCCCTCTTTTCGTGAAAGGAGACAAGGATTTTTTTTAAGAAGCTCTACTATTTCCTTTTGATTTGTTTCCGAGGCAGTATTGTAAAGTGTGATTACATTTTTAAGGGCTTGGTAATATTCTGTGTCGTCTTCCTCTATAGTTTTTATTGTTAGGGAAGGTAGAAGAAACATTTTTAGTTCATCAATTACATTCGGCTCTGTAATACCAATATCAGTGAGAAATTTTTTAGCTTCGGGCAATACACAAACATCTTGTGATAGACACTGAAATCGTGATTCTGATTCTGAGGGGAGATAGACTTGAATTTCTCCTCTTTGAGATTTAAATGGGATTTGCTTACCATCATCCAAACGTGCCAAAGATCGAGTAGATAAAAAGCCATTTACATGAGCCTGCGCTTTTGGAAACTCTGCATACAATCTTCCGATCCACTCATCGCTTTGCTTCAAAAGAAACGATTCATCAAGTTTATGCACTATATCATTAAGTTTGATTTCTGCTAAACTCAAATGCTTTGTCACAAACTCTTTGCATTTTGAATAAGTTGGTTGATTAAATGCTTCGTTGATCCAGGCAGATTTAGCAAAAAGTGTTTGGATTTGCGCCGTGTAAAACAGTTCGCTATCCAAATTAGCACTTAAATAAAACACTTCGCTAAGTAGTGCATATCCATCTTCACGTGTCGGAATCAATGGATGATTTTTTAAGAGATCAATAAATGCCTGAAAAAGTGCTAGAAGAATCTCAACGTTATTAGATACTGGTTCAGATAAAAACGGGATAAGAAGTTGCATTACATCGAAATCAAATCTCTTACGACCAGCCATATGAATCAGCATATCTTTATAAAGTTCTACGATATTATCGGTTATTTCTTTATTTTGAGAATCAGCAAAATTGATCGTTTCACGGTTAGGTGTCGTTTTGTAAGGTGCATGTACTAGAAATTGTACATAAGTCTGAACCACCGTTGGAAAAAAAACAAAAAGTGGATAAGAATTACCATTTGATTTATAGTTACCGTTTTCATCCAAAGCGAACGCAATTTTTGCTTGCAAAGGCTTATCATCTATAACGAAATTTCGAACATACAGTTCAAAATATTGCATTTCAGAAGGATTTCGGATTGATATAATTGATCGAAAATTTTCTTCCTCTTCGAGTTGCTTTTCTACAAATCCACTTAGCTCTCCAATCTGCCATGTAATTCGTTGAAGATTGGATAAAAAGAGAATCTCATCTTTACCAATTGATTTGAGTTTTTCTTTGATGGAATCATATAGAAACTTATCCGTATCGAGTTTATCGAACGGTAAAATTACCGTTGTCAACTCTTTCTTAAATCCTTCAAACGGATCGATCATTTCGGGAATGATGTAATCACTGATCTTGAAGTTGTAGGTACCGCTGTAAATATGGGGCGTGTCGGTGATGGAAAAAACAGATTTGAAACCGGCTCCGAATTTACCTATCTTATTGGGCTCATTCGATTTCGTTGAGCTTCCGATTGTCGTGATCGATTCAACATCCGAAAAGCTAAAGGCTCTGCCGTTGTGGGAGGTTTCCAATCTATCAGGGTGGAGTTCAAATGATACTGAGGTCGCTTCGGCATCCTGAGCGTTTTGCAAAAGCTCATAGAGGAAGTGGGTGCTGTCGGAATAAAGGTTGGCGATGATGCGATGGGAGTTATCGCCGTTAAGTCGGCACGATTCGACATGGCTGAGTCGTTTTTGGGTGAGTTCAGCGATACTCATGCAATCGGTGCCGTATGCTTGCATTTAGGATAGTTGCTGCAACCATAGAATTCTTCACCGTTTTTCTTATTCTGTCGCAATACCATTGTACTTCCGCAACGGTTGCATGTCATAGCATCGGTACTGGATACTACCGGTTGTTCCATCCGTTGTTTGAGGTTTTGGACATGTGCACGATCGGTTGTAAAGCTTTGCTCTAATCGTTTACGTTGTAGCTTACTTAGGATTTGGCGAATTTGTAAGGGGTTTAATCGCTCTTGATCAAATGACTTTATGTATTTCGTATATGAAATTCCCCGAAAGACGTTCTCCGGCATTCTTGTTTTAAATGTGCATTCACCGACAAATGCTATCACCGATGTCAACGCTGTTGATGGAACGTCAAGTATCTCTTCAAGTGCTTTAAGATGACGATAGTTCTGGCGAAGAGGGTTTTGAAAACGGTATTTGTCTTTGAATATCTGCTGTGTCCACTCTTTTTGGTGTTCATCCCCAAATATCCATCCTTTCATATTTTTGGTTTCGATAACAAATAAGCCGTATTTGGAAACTAGGATATGATCGATTTGGGTAGTAGAACCATCTGATAACTGCAACGTGACATTTTTAACCGGAGTATACATCGTCTCATCCAACGTAGCTGAGTTGATAGAATTAACAATCCACTCTCCTGTTTTCCCTTTCATAAACGGGCTTTTGAAAAAGAGGATAACAATGATCAAAAGAAAGATTGG containing:
- a CDS encoding DUF3883 domain-containing protein, producing the protein MQAYGTDCMSIAELTQKRLSHVESCRLNGDNSHRIIANLYSDSTHFLYELLQNAQDAEATSVSFELHPDRLETSHNGRAFSFSDVESITTIGSSTKSNEPNKIGKFGAGFKSVFSITDTPHIYSGTYNFKISDYIIPEMIDPFEGFKKELTTVILPFDKLDTDKFLYDSIKEKLKSIGKDEILFLSNLQRITWQIGELSGFVEKQLEEEENFRSIISIRNPSEMQYFELYVRNFVIDDKPLQAKIAFALDENGNYKSNGNSYPLFVFFPTVVQTYVQFLVHAPYKTTPNRETINFADSQNKEITDNIVELYKDMLIHMAGRKRFDFDVMQLLIPFLSEPVSNNVEILLALFQAFIDLLKNHPLIPTREDGYALLSEVFYLSANLDSELFYTAQIQTLFAKSAWINEAFNQPTYSKCKEFVTKHLSLAEIKLNDIVHKLDESFLLKQSDEWIGRLYAEFPKAQAHVNGFLSTRSLARLDDGKQIPFKSQRGEIQVYLPSESESRFQCLSQDVCVLPEAKKFLTDIGITEPNVIDELKMFLLPSLTIKTIEEDDTEYYQALKNVITLYNTASETNQKEIVELLKKNPCLLSRKEGVLKLQLPKEIYLPTDSLKYWFMGNTTITIMDDELWSLLSETELGMSLPFQTRPVIHTMAPHIDSTHKERLRHTPSIADRGGDDFSWEGLEHLLSTPIDKELSQIIWNFLITYLDEKRNILRGYYRWQSPANNHEKEFDSKICVLLKQTAWLYDHDGDAYKPTELKPDALMEEYGYDSLSVDVKESLALLSFKTDAIEELEKQGYKIITPDEAEAFEAFQKLNQQAIEEDEPILWNPASPNIGTWVSEADPDMETQIEQPEFKPKKPRDLRNQTPQSFFEEEEEEQYRPFVPKAIRKHIGEWSERYVYRYLQDFCEENKDKGYHVRWMNEEKNVGWGYDFVLMKGEKELRYIEVKGRSSNTSEIEISKTQWEFAKFLFDKGEGDKYSIFIVQNAGKSNAKLIPINNPVKMWLEDKLTIKNIELVLGV
- a CDS encoding NERD domain-containing protein — translated: MLDTSTLLASIIFNAWPIFLLIIVILFFKSPFMKGKTGEWIVNSINSATLDETMYTPVKNVTLQLSDGSTTQIDHILVSKYGLFVIETKNMKGWIFGDEHQKEWTQQIFKDKYRFQNPLRQNYRHLKALEEILDVPSTALTSVIAFVGECTFKTRMPENVFRGISYTKYIKSFDQERLNPLQIRQILSKLQRKRLEQSFTTDRAHVQNLKQRMEQPVVSSTDAMTCNRCGSTMVLRQNKKNGEEFYGCSNYPKCKHTAPIA